From Lolium perenne isolate Kyuss_39 chromosome 5, Kyuss_2.0, whole genome shotgun sequence, a single genomic window includes:
- the LOC127300186 gene encoding small ribosomal subunit protein eS30z/eS30y/eS30x: MGKVHGSLARAGKVRGQTPKVAKQDKKKQPRGRAHKRIQYNRRFVTAVVGFGKKRGPNSSEK; this comes from the exons ATGG GTAAGGTTCACGGATCGTTGGCCCGCGCCGGGAAGGTCCGGGGCCAGACGCCCAAGGTGGCCAAGCAGGACAAGAAGAAGCAGCCGCGCGGCCGCGCCCACAAGCGCATCCAGTACAACCGCCGCTTCGTCACCGCCGTCGTCGGCTTCGGCAAGAAGCGCGGCCCCAACTCCTCGGAGAAGTAG